One region of Cucurbita pepo subsp. pepo cultivar mu-cu-16 chromosome LG03, ASM280686v2, whole genome shotgun sequence genomic DNA includes:
- the LOC111790930 gene encoding RING-H2 finger protein ATL51-like: MGSVGNSNQWQPYAYKDCSLEICSIYCPQWCYIIFPPPPPFGYGSNGDSATDFSPLIIAIIGILASAFIMVSYYTIISKYCRNRAATTNAAMEMDDEENLTQIRHENQLQAPPPPAGLDHALIKSITVCKYKRGDDLVEGTDCSVCLSEFQENESLRLLPKCSHAFHLPCIDTWLKSHSTCPLCRSNISPTNLSPPPAQEILRTEHLNASALQYQHRTNDTVVVVVVQDLQDLTVRQETAVSGLENGDASSKNRRQSFASDCQDSEPRDRMNQVQPYRRVVRIYAGLPNSHCIM, from the exons ATGGGTTCTGTGGGGAACTCAAATCAATGGCAGCCATATGCTTACAAGGACTGTTCTTTAGAGATTTGTAGCATATACTGTCCTCAGTGGTGCTACATCATCTTTCCACCACCTCCACCTTTTGGCTATGGCAGCAATGGCGATTCCGCCACTGATTTCTCTCCTCTCATCATCGCCATCATTGGAATCTTGGCTAGCGCCTTCATTATGGTAAGCTACTACACCATCATCTCCAAATATTGCAGGAACAGAGCTGCTACCACCAACGCTGCCATGGAAATGGATGATGAAGAAAATCTTACCCAAATCCGCCACGAAAACCAGCTGCaagctcctcctcctcctgcAGGCCTGGATCATGCTCTCATCAAGTCCATCACAGTCTGCAAGTATAAAAGAGGAGATGACTTAGTTGAAGGTACTGATTGCTCAGTTTGCCTGAGTGAGTTTCAAGAAAATGAGAGCTTAAGGTTGCTGCCAAAGTGCAGCCATGCCTTTCATCTTCCTTGCATTGACACATGGCTCAAATCTCACTCAACTTGCCCTCTCTGCCGCTCCAACATTTCACCAACCAATCTTTCCCCACCCCCAGCACAAGAAATTCTAAGAACAGAACACCTAAATGCATCTGCTCTTCAGTATCAACACAGAACCAATGACACAGTAGTTGTTGTAGTGGTTCAAGATTTGCAGGATTTAACAGTGAGGCAAGAAACTGCTGTTTCTGGGCTTGAGAATGGCGATGCTTCTTCCAAGAATCGAAGGCAAAGTTTTGCATCAGATTGTCAAGATTCAGAGCCAAGAGACAGAATGAATCAAGTTCAGCCGTATAGAAG AGTTGTCAGAATTTATGCAGGGCTACCTAATTCACATTGCATAATGTAA